From one Enterococcus sp. DIV2402 genomic stretch:
- the infC gene encoding translation initiation factor IF-3: MTIAKDMMVNDGIRARELRLIDQNGEQLGVKSKAEALSIAERANLDVVLVAPNAKPPVARIMDYGKYRFEQQKKEREARKKQKVINIKEVRLSPTIDVNDFNTKLRNARKFLEKGDKVKASIRFKGRAITHKEIGQRVLDRLAEETTDIATVEQKAKMDGRSMFLVLAPKNEK, translated from the coding sequence ATGACCATAGCTAAAGATATGATGGTAAATGACGGCATTCGTGCAAGAGAACTACGCTTGATTGATCAAAATGGTGAACAATTAGGAGTTAAATCTAAAGCAGAAGCATTAAGTATTGCTGAAAGAGCAAATCTAGATGTAGTATTAGTGGCTCCCAATGCGAAACCACCAGTTGCGCGAATTATGGACTACGGTAAATATCGTTTTGAACAACAGAAAAAAGAACGTGAAGCCCGTAAGAAGCAAAAGGTAATTAACATTAAAGAAGTGCGCTTAAGTCCAACGATCGACGTAAATGATTTCAATACTAAATTGCGTAATGCACGAAAATTCTTAGAAAAAGGCGATAAAGTGAAAGCTTCTATCCGTTTTAAAGGACGTGCCATTACCCATAAAGAGATTGGTCAAAGAGTTCTAGATCGTTTAGCAGAAGAAACTACTGATATTGCAACAGTAGAACAAAAAGCGAAAATGGATGGACGAAGCATGTTCTTAGTGCTTGCACCTAAAAACGAAAAATAA
- the rpmI gene encoding 50S ribosomal protein L35 gives MPKQKTHRGLAKRVKRTGGGGLKRARAFTSHRFHGKTKKQRRQLRKARMVSSGDFKRIRQQLARMK, from the coding sequence ATGCCAAAACAAAAAACTCACCGCGGATTAGCAAAACGTGTTAAACGTACTGGCGGAGGCGGATTAAAACGCGCTCGTGCTTTTACTAGCCATAGATTCCATGGAAAAACTAAAAAACAACGTCGCCAATTACGTAAAGCGCGTATGGTATCAAGCGGCGATTTCAAACGTATCCGTCAACAATTAGCAAGAATGAAATAA
- the rplT gene encoding 50S ribosomal protein L20 has product MARVKGGTVARKRRKKVLKLAKGYYGSKHTLFKTAQEQVMKSYSYAYRDRRQKKRDFRKLWIARINAAARMNGLSYSKLMHGLKVAEIDINRKMLADLAVNDASAFTALADQAKSALAK; this is encoded by the coding sequence ATGGCACGTGTTAAAGGTGGAACAGTAGCTCGTAAACGTCGTAAAAAAGTGCTTAAATTAGCAAAAGGATATTACGGTTCAAAACATACTTTATTTAAAACAGCTCAAGAACAAGTAATGAAATCATATAGTTATGCATATCGCGATCGTCGTCAGAAAAAACGCGACTTCCGTAAATTATGGATTGCACGTATCAACGCTGCAGCTCGTATGAATGGCTTAAGCTATTCTAAATTAATGCATGGTTTGAAAGTTGCTGAAATCGACATCAACCGTAAAATGCTAGCTGATTTAGCTGTAAACGATGCTTCTGCATTCACTGCATTAGCTGACCAAGCGAAATCTGCATTAGCTAAATAA
- a CDS encoding DJ-1/PfpI family protein, with the protein MQKVNFLVFDDFETLDLFGVVEIFGRLKESYDLKFVSLEGGVITSSQQTPIVTEPISSIDTSGILVVPGGMGTRKLVDHHEWTEQLTKLSLLAPYVLTICTGAALLAKTGLLNGKKATSNKRAFDWVISTNQAVNWQRKARWVVADKYYTSSGVSAGMDMALGFIADRHGKACAQKIAYDIEYVWNDCPQEDFFVGK; encoded by the coding sequence ATGCAAAAAGTGAATTTTTTGGTCTTTGATGACTTTGAAACGTTGGATTTATTTGGTGTCGTTGAAATTTTTGGTCGTTTGAAAGAATCGTATGATCTCAAGTTTGTTTCTTTAGAAGGTGGCGTGATTACAAGTAGTCAACAGACGCCGATTGTTACTGAACCAATTTCTTCTATCGATACTTCGGGTATTTTAGTTGTTCCTGGAGGTATGGGAACACGGAAGTTAGTGGATCATCATGAATGGACAGAACAATTAACAAAATTAAGTTTACTAGCTCCTTATGTGCTAACAATTTGTACCGGTGCAGCGTTATTAGCGAAGACGGGACTGCTGAATGGGAAAAAAGCAACCAGTAATAAACGTGCATTTGATTGGGTTATTTCGACTAACCAAGCGGTCAATTGGCAACGAAAAGCACGATGGGTCGTCGCTGACAAGTATTACACTTCTTCTGGTGTATCGGCAGGAATGGATATGGCATTAGGCTTCATTGCGGATCGACATGGCAAGGCGTGTGCCCAAAAAATTGCCTATGATATTGAATATGTCTGGAATGATTGTCCACAAGAGGATTTTTTTGTTGGAAAATAA
- a CDS encoding VOC family protein has protein sequence MSKARIVPFLSFTGQAEAAMRFYAQVLPETSITTLVRYGIDNPHMPAEQGDRIMYGAINCMGQEIMFLDMSDEYPAPPFNWAHSLYIDCQNEAEFDEIFQGLSEEGSIMMGPESVGDIRKCAWVVDKFGVTWQPVWA, from the coding sequence ATGAGTAAAGCACGCATTGTACCATTTTTAAGTTTTACTGGACAAGCCGAAGCAGCGATGAGATTTTATGCTCAAGTATTACCAGAAACATCAATTACAACGCTCGTACGTTATGGAATAGATAATCCTCATATGCCTGCAGAACAAGGAGATAGAATTATGTACGGTGCTATTAATTGTATGGGGCAAGAAATTATGTTTTTAGATATGAGTGATGAATACCCAGCGCCACCGTTTAATTGGGCACATTCTTTGTATATTGATTGTCAAAATGAAGCAGAGTTTGACGAAATTTTCCAAGGGCTTTCTGAGGAAGGATCAATTATGATGGGACCAGAATCGGTTGGAGATATTAGAAAATGTGCGTGGGTAGTTGATAAATTTGGCGTGACATGGCAACCTGTTTGGGCATAA
- a CDS encoding threonine/serine exporter family protein, which translates to MNQQERFELVYDSGETLLKNGAEVKRVESTIIHVAQTFELENFDSYVSIHGIFLTATPYNKNVQAKVRDTPLSPTSLGRIDAINTLSRHITEGKIDPYEARKQLTMIQLLASFIVTIAFAIFIVESSAVRNYLGI; encoded by the coding sequence TTGAATCAACAAGAGCGTTTTGAGCTTGTTTATGATAGTGGGGAAACGTTATTAAAAAATGGTGCAGAAGTGAAGCGTGTCGAGTCAACAATCATTCACGTTGCGCAAACCTTTGAATTAGAGAATTTTGATAGTTATGTCTCCATTCACGGGATTTTTCTAACAGCAACACCTTACAATAAAAATGTCCAAGCAAAAGTTCGTGACACACCACTTTCACCGACTTCGCTTGGAAGAATTGATGCTATTAATACCTTATCCCGACACATTACAGAAGGAAAAATTGATCCCTATGAGGCTCGAAAACAGCTAACGATGATTCAACTACTCGCTAGTTTCATCGTCACCATTGCTTTTGCTATCTTTATTGTGGAATCATCGGCAGTTAGGAATTACCTTGGGATATGA
- a CDS encoding FUSC family protein, whose protein sequence is MGIPFLKELFHWNKPKLNPFQLIGAGLCMFTVLFTGYFLDNMAIASFGSFGIFVFLYYHHLPLQNLLLRLSAIGLFVFVSFLLGLLSTHVSWLAPLVVSIIAFTGRVFFRLYNITKPGVFFGVMVAAMGTSIHLPLSALPSTALYFLLGIILSLIMASLVHFTEKTPAEPVPKISISQRLADDPAVVLDGIFYGGMLFFAVYLSQGLQLTNPYWMVVSTAAVLQGDNLRAMLHRNIQRILGTIIGLGLSVFLLNLPLTTVQTLLMITILYVIVEITVRTNYAVANFFITPMSLMLASLIKHQYMIPLLPDRFIGIVLGGILGLFAAWIMTVGLKFYNKAFDLHENLDKEND, encoded by the coding sequence ATGGGAATACCCTTCTTAAAAGAACTATTTCATTGGAATAAGCCTAAACTTAACCCCTTCCAATTAATTGGTGCAGGACTATGTATGTTTACTGTATTATTTACAGGTTACTTTTTAGATAATATGGCAATTGCTAGTTTCGGTTCCTTCGGGATTTTTGTCTTTCTTTATTACCACCATCTTCCATTACAAAACTTATTATTACGCCTCAGCGCAATTGGTCTCTTCGTTTTTGTTAGTTTTCTATTAGGTTTGTTATCTACACACGTCAGTTGGTTGGCACCTTTAGTTGTCAGCATTATTGCTTTTACTGGACGTGTTTTTTTTCGCTTATATAACATTACAAAGCCCGGTGTTTTCTTCGGAGTAATGGTAGCTGCAATGGGAACAAGTATTCATCTACCCTTGTCCGCCTTGCCTTCTACTGCGTTATACTTTCTCCTAGGAATTATCCTTTCTTTGATTATGGCAAGCTTGGTACATTTTACAGAAAAAACACCTGCTGAACCAGTTCCAAAAATTTCCATATCTCAACGTTTAGCAGATGATCCAGCGGTTGTTTTAGATGGTATTTTTTACGGAGGCATGTTATTTTTCGCAGTGTATTTGAGCCAAGGTTTACAATTAACTAATCCTTATTGGATGGTTGTATCAACAGCAGCAGTTTTACAAGGCGATAATTTACGTGCCATGTTACATCGGAATATTCAACGTATTTTGGGAACAATTATCGGTCTTGGTCTTTCGGTATTCTTATTAAACTTACCTTTAACAACTGTTCAAACTTTGCTAATGATTACGATATTATACGTCATTGTAGAAATTACTGTTCGTACCAATTACGCAGTTGCAAATTTTTTTATTACACCAATGTCTTTAATGTTAGCTTCACTGATTAAACATCAATACATGATTCCTTTATTGCCTGATCGGTTTATCGGTATTGTTTTAGGTGGTATCTTAGGATTGTTTGCTGCCTGGATCATGACGGTTGGATTGAAATTTTACAACAAAGCGTTTGATTTACACGAAAATTTAGATAAAGAAAATGATTAG
- a CDS encoding acyl-CoA thioesterase: MTIYSGYIRQPHYYETDQMSIIHHSNYIRWFEEARVDILNFLNLPYQKIEESGIIVPVLEVSCQYKEMIRYGDTIRIDVFVEKYTGTRLDFCYEIRDTNECLLTTGTSKHCFLNKETQRLVQLKKTVPEFHKIFAEYAQLQNKIHEK, translated from the coding sequence TTGACCATATATTCAGGATATATTCGTCAACCACACTACTACGAAACTGACCAAATGAGTATTATTCATCATTCCAATTATATTCGTTGGTTTGAAGAAGCTCGAGTAGATATTTTAAATTTTTTAAATTTACCGTATCAAAAAATTGAAGAATCTGGAATTATCGTCCCTGTATTAGAAGTAAGCTGTCAATACAAGGAAATGATTCGATACGGCGACACAATCCGTATCGATGTTTTTGTCGAAAAGTATACCGGAACACGCCTTGATTTTTGTTATGAGATTCGTGATACAAACGAATGTTTATTAACGACTGGAACCAGCAAACATTGTTTTTTAAATAAGGAAACACAACGGTTAGTACAGTTGAAAAAAACTGTCCCAGAATTTCATAAAATATTCGCAGAATATGCTCAATTACAAAATAAAATTCATGAAAAATAG
- the hisS gene encoding histidine--tRNA ligase, with the protein MSYQRPKGTNDILPGESEKWQFVEETARLLFKDYQYNEIRTPMFEHYEVIARSVGDTTDIVSKEMYDFYDKGDRHVTLRPEGTAPIVRSYVENKLFGPEHAKPYKVYYTGPMFRYERPQKGRLRQFHQIGVEAFGSENPATDVETMVMAMEFFKQLGIEEIRLVINSLGDKETRQNYRQALIDYLEPHEAELSEDSKRRLHENPLRVLDSKDKRDKQFVADAPSILDYLSETAKKHFEEVVKMLDTLGIPYEIDTNMVRGLDYYTHTIFEIMSDAKGMGAQSTICAGGRYNQLVEDLGGPETPGFGFAMGIERILLVLDAEGVVLPAFNQVDAYVVNLGEATNIEALKVVQAIRNAGFSADRDVMNRKAKAQFKTADKEAATLVFTLGEDELAAGMINVKAMATREEKRVPLTDIYESFTTIYDEMTKGE; encoded by the coding sequence ATGAGTTATCAACGTCCAAAAGGCACGAATGATATTTTGCCAGGAGAATCCGAAAAATGGCAATTTGTTGAAGAGACAGCACGCTTATTATTTAAAGATTATCAATATAATGAAATTCGTACACCGATGTTTGAACATTATGAAGTAATTGCCCGTAGTGTGGGAGATACAACAGATATTGTTTCAAAAGAAATGTATGATTTTTATGACAAAGGGGATCGTCATGTCACCCTGCGCCCAGAAGGAACGGCACCAATCGTGCGTTCTTACGTAGAAAATAAATTATTTGGTCCAGAACATGCCAAACCTTATAAAGTGTATTATACCGGTCCAATGTTCCGTTATGAACGTCCCCAAAAAGGTCGCTTACGTCAATTCCACCAAATTGGTGTTGAAGCATTTGGTTCTGAAAATCCAGCAACTGATGTTGAAACAATGGTTATGGCGATGGAATTTTTCAAACAACTAGGAATTGAAGAAATTCGTTTAGTAATCAATTCGTTAGGTGACAAAGAAACACGTCAAAATTACCGTCAGGCGTTGATTGATTATCTAGAACCACATGAAGCTGAATTAAGTGAAGATTCTAAACGTCGTCTACACGAAAATCCTTTACGCGTGTTAGATAGTAAAGATAAACGTGATAAACAATTTGTAGCAGATGCGCCGTCTATTTTAGATTATTTAAGTGAAACTGCTAAAAAACATTTTGAGGAAGTAGTCAAAATGTTGGATACTTTGGGAATCCCTTATGAAATTGATACCAATATGGTTCGTGGTTTAGATTATTATACACATACCATTTTTGAAATTATGAGTGACGCCAAAGGAATGGGTGCACAGTCAACGATTTGTGCAGGAGGACGTTACAATCAACTTGTTGAAGATCTTGGTGGACCAGAAACACCGGGATTTGGTTTTGCAATGGGAATCGAACGTATCTTACTTGTCTTAGATGCCGAGGGAGTGGTTCTTCCAGCCTTTAACCAAGTCGATGCGTATGTCGTGAACTTAGGCGAAGCAACAAATATTGAAGCATTAAAAGTGGTTCAAGCTATTCGTAACGCAGGTTTTTCTGCCGACCGTGATGTAATGAACAGAAAAGCTAAAGCACAATTCAAAACTGCTGATAAAGAGGCTGCAACGTTGGTCTTCACATTAGGCGAAGATGAATTAGCTGCCGGAATGATTAACGTCAAAGCAATGGCAACACGTGAAGAAAAACGTGTACCGTTAACTGATATTTATGAATCATTCACAACAATTTATGATGAAATGACTAAAGGGGAGTAA
- the aspS gene encoding aspartate--tRNA ligase, with protein sequence MAKRTVYCGRVSKEQLGQKVTLKGWVQKRRDLGGVIFIDLRDREGIVQVVFNPELSKEAWETADTCRSEYVIEVTGEVIARNPEAVNPKMVTGEYEVMIDEITILSKSKTPPFPIEEDANVGDEVRMKYRYLDLRRPNMTKNLITRTKITQSIRRFLDDNDFLDIETPYLAKSTPEGARDYLVPSRVHPGHFYALPQSPQIFKQLLMNAGFDRYYQIVRCFRDEDLRGDRQPEFTQIDIETSFLTADEIQDYTEQMIAKVMKEVKGVEVTLPFPRMSWDEAMNRYGSDKPDTRFEMELIDLSETVKEIDFKVFQMALQNGGVVKALNAKGAAAKYSRKDMDNLGQYASQFGAKGLAWLKVEEDGLKGPIAKFLVEATDEIIAATNAEVGDLLMFGADSFEIVAATLGAIRTRLGKELELIDESAFNFLWVVDWPQFEYDAEAGRYVSAHHPFTLPKAGDVELLATEPAKVHAEAYDIVLNGYELGGGSLRIHTREVQEQMFETLGFSRREMQEQFGFLLDALDYGFPPHGGIALGLDRLAMLLAGEENIREVIAFPKNGKAVDPMSAAPSTVSPLQLFELNIDVTSVEEE encoded by the coding sequence ATGGCAAAACGCACAGTGTATTGTGGCCGTGTCTCAAAAGAACAGCTAGGCCAAAAAGTAACATTAAAAGGTTGGGTACAAAAGCGTCGTGATTTAGGTGGCGTTATCTTCATCGATTTACGTGACCGTGAAGGAATTGTCCAAGTCGTATTTAATCCAGAATTATCAAAAGAAGCTTGGGAAACAGCAGATACTTGCCGTAGCGAGTATGTTATTGAAGTTACCGGTGAAGTGATTGCTCGTAATCCAGAAGCAGTAAATCCTAAAATGGTAACAGGAGAATATGAAGTGATGATTGACGAAATCACCATTTTAAGCAAATCAAAAACACCACCATTTCCAATTGAAGAAGACGCAAATGTCGGCGATGAAGTTCGTATGAAATATCGTTATTTAGATTTACGTCGTCCAAATATGACAAAAAATTTAATTACACGTACAAAAATTACGCAATCAATCCGCCGTTTCTTAGATGACAATGATTTCTTAGATATTGAAACACCTTATTTGGCAAAATCAACGCCAGAAGGAGCACGTGACTACTTAGTTCCATCTCGTGTGCATCCAGGGCATTTTTATGCATTGCCACAATCACCACAAATTTTTAAACAATTATTGATGAATGCAGGATTTGACCGTTACTACCAAATCGTTCGTTGCTTCCGTGATGAAGATTTACGTGGTGACCGTCAACCAGAATTTACTCAAATTGATATTGAGACATCTTTTTTAACAGCTGATGAAATTCAAGATTATACTGAACAAATGATTGCGAAAGTGATGAAAGAAGTCAAAGGCGTGGAAGTTACTCTACCATTCCCTCGCATGAGTTGGGATGAAGCGATGAATCGTTACGGTAGTGATAAACCAGATACACGTTTCGAGATGGAATTAATTGATTTATCAGAAACTGTTAAAGAAATTGATTTCAAAGTATTCCAAATGGCATTACAAAACGGTGGCGTTGTTAAAGCATTAAATGCAAAAGGTGCTGCTGCAAAATATTCTCGTAAAGATATGGATAACTTAGGACAATATGCTAGCCAATTTGGTGCAAAAGGTTTAGCTTGGTTGAAAGTCGAAGAAGATGGTTTGAAAGGACCAATTGCTAAATTTTTAGTAGAAGCAACAGATGAAATTATCGCAGCAACAAATGCTGAAGTAGGCGATTTATTGATGTTTGGTGCCGATAGCTTTGAGATTGTTGCGGCAACATTAGGAGCGATTCGTACACGTCTAGGAAAAGAATTGGAATTGATTGATGAGTCAGCGTTCAACTTCTTATGGGTAGTTGATTGGCCACAATTTGAATATGATGCAGAAGCTGGTCGCTATGTGTCTGCCCATCATCCATTTACTTTACCTAAAGCAGGTGACGTTGAGCTGTTAGCAACTGAACCAGCGAAAGTTCATGCTGAAGCATACGATATTGTGTTAAATGGCTACGAATTAGGTGGTGGATCACTACGTATTCATACACGTGAAGTTCAAGAACAAATGTTTGAAACATTAGGTTTTTCTCGTCGCGAAATGCAAGAACAATTTGGTTTCTTGCTAGATGCTTTAGATTACGGTTTCCCTCCACATGGCGGAATTGCTTTAGGATTAGATCGCTTAGCAATGTTATTAGCTGGTGAAGAGAATATTCGTGAAGTCATTGCGTTCCCTAAAAACGGAAAAGCCGTGGATCCAATGTCTGCAGCACCAAGTACAGTATCACCGCTACAGTTATTTGAGTTAAATATTGATGTTACTTCTGTAGAAGAGGAGTAA
- a CDS encoding YitT family protein: protein MSRLFKFLPHPDYAMKFSFSVVYAILASVAVNIFYEPGKIYSSGLTGIAQIVSTLSETWFDIHLPVSLTLLLLNVPLFLIGWFKIGHKFTIFTGITVVLTSIFMQIMPTEVLTTDPIICAIFGGAVMGAGIGYALKNGLSSGGLDFISIAIRKKTGKTIGSISIIFNFFILLAAGMLFGWQYALYSALAIFVSGKVTDAVYTKQKKMQVTIITRHPDQVIHSIQNSLRRGITIIHEAEGAFRHDKQTVLLTVVTRFELPILRQAMREADKKAFVSIADNVQILGRFYEEEL, encoded by the coding sequence ATGAGTCGCCTATTTAAGTTTCTACCGCATCCAGATTATGCGATGAAATTTTCTTTTTCTGTTGTGTATGCTATTTTAGCTTCTGTGGCAGTCAATATTTTTTATGAACCAGGAAAAATTTATTCTAGTGGACTGACAGGTATTGCTCAAATAGTCTCCACTTTGTCTGAAACATGGTTTGATATTCATTTACCTGTTTCGTTGACCTTATTATTATTGAATGTACCTTTATTTTTAATAGGCTGGTTTAAAATAGGACATAAATTTACTATTTTTACTGGTATTACCGTCGTATTAACCTCGATTTTTATGCAAATTATGCCAACGGAGGTATTAACAACTGATCCTATTATTTGTGCGATTTTTGGTGGCGCAGTTATGGGGGCTGGAATTGGATATGCGTTAAAAAATGGTTTGTCTTCAGGTGGCTTGGATTTTATAAGTATTGCAATTCGTAAAAAAACTGGTAAGACGATTGGTTCGATTTCAATTATTTTTAATTTCTTTATTTTACTGGCAGCAGGGATGTTATTTGGTTGGCAATATGCGCTGTATAGCGCACTGGCAATTTTTGTAAGTGGGAAGGTAACCGATGCAGTCTATACGAAACAAAAGAAAATGCAAGTGACGATTATTACGCGCCATCCAGATCAAGTCATTCATTCGATTCAAAATAGTTTGCGCCGCGGAATTACGATTATTCACGAAGCAGAAGGGGCTTTTCGTCATGATAAACAAACGGTTTTATTAACGGTTGTGACTCGTTTTGAATTACCTATTTTACGCCAAGCAATGCGTGAAGCCGATAAAAAAGCGTTTGTAAGTATTGCGGACAATGTACAAATTCTGGGTCGCTTTTATGAAGAAGAATTATAG
- a CDS encoding acyltransferase family protein yields the protein MEKKRIKKSRYITGFDGIRSLAVIGVIFYHLIPTSMQGGYLGVPVFFVISGYLITDLLRQEWQQNGKIQIKDFYIRRIKRLYPAMLVLLILSSAYITLFQRNLLNNLRGIVTSSLLYVNNWWQINHGMSYFDRFGGESPFTHLWSLALEGQHYLIFPVIFVLLVKFVKRKNKIFAILSIGGLLSAILMGILYTPDVDPTRVYYGTDTRIFSVWVGSALAFIWPSMQLKSKIPSQAKRVLNASGILALVLLILSFIYLGAQQPFVYYGGMYLISLVAAVLVAVTAHPGASLNRLLTNRFFTYLGKRSYGIYLYQFPVMIFYEAKVKNIANNSWMHVLIELFLILFMSELSYQLVEKPMRYFNFRKLRIKVKEWLALPLKNSRKITGIVCALVTVTALVGITTAPSNQVDAAQEKFQKDIAKNKEAAEKTKDQQNKVELGENAEEIMATYDLTKAQLEEAYSTEVTAFGDSVMLGATIDLQQVFPQAIVDADVGRQLYQAAELLKSLREQGLLKDKVVLALGTNGTATEAQFDGIMATIGERQVYLVNVHVPTQRWQNEVNDLFNRMAEKYDNITLIDWYGESVNHEEWFREDSVHPDENGLTAYVSLIAKAILN from the coding sequence ATGGAGAAAAAACGAATCAAAAAGAGTCGCTATATCACCGGGTTTGACGGTATTCGCAGTTTAGCTGTAATCGGTGTTATATTTTATCATCTAATTCCTACAAGTATGCAGGGGGGATATTTAGGTGTACCCGTATTTTTTGTTATTTCAGGTTATTTGATTACTGACTTGTTGCGTCAAGAATGGCAACAAAATGGTAAAATCCAAATTAAAGATTTTTATATTCGGCGAATCAAACGATTGTATCCGGCGATGCTCGTCCTTTTAATTCTTTCCTCCGCATACATTACATTGTTTCAGAGGAACTTATTAAACAATTTAAGAGGCATTGTGACAAGTAGTTTACTCTATGTGAATAACTGGTGGCAAATCAATCATGGTATGTCTTATTTTGATCGATTTGGTGGCGAATCGCCCTTTACACATTTATGGTCATTGGCATTAGAAGGTCAACACTATTTGATTTTTCCAGTCATTTTTGTTTTATTAGTAAAATTTGTGAAACGTAAAAACAAAATATTTGCAATTCTTTCGATTGGAGGATTACTGTCCGCAATATTGATGGGAATATTATATACACCTGATGTGGACCCAACGCGCGTATATTATGGTACAGATACTCGTATTTTTTCTGTTTGGGTTGGAAGTGCGCTGGCATTTATTTGGCCAAGTATGCAACTAAAAAGTAAAATCCCTTCGCAAGCTAAACGGGTATTAAATGCTTCGGGTATTTTGGCCTTAGTCCTGTTGATACTTTCGTTTATTTATTTAGGAGCGCAACAGCCTTTTGTTTATTATGGCGGAATGTATTTAATTAGTCTGGTCGCTGCAGTTTTAGTAGCGGTTACGGCACATCCAGGAGCAAGTTTAAATCGTTTGTTAACCAATCGTTTTTTTACGTATCTAGGCAAACGAAGCTACGGTATCTATTTATATCAATTTCCAGTGATGATTTTTTATGAAGCAAAAGTAAAAAATATTGCCAATAATAGTTGGATGCATGTGTTGATTGAGTTATTCTTGATTTTGTTTATGAGTGAATTGTCGTATCAATTAGTTGAAAAACCGATGCGATACTTTAATTTCCGTAAACTGCGCATTAAAGTCAAAGAATGGTTAGCACTACCATTAAAAAATTCTCGGAAAATTACCGGAATTGTTTGTGCGTTAGTCACCGTTACTGCACTTGTTGGAATTACAACGGCACCAAGTAATCAAGTAGATGCTGCTCAAGAAAAATTCCAAAAAGATATTGCTAAAAATAAAGAGGCTGCTGAAAAAACAAAAGATCAACAAAATAAAGTAGAATTAGGCGAAAATGCTGAAGAAATTATGGCAACGTATGATTTAACCAAAGCACAGCTAGAAGAAGCCTATAGTACAGAAGTCACCGCTTTTGGTGATTCGGTTATGTTAGGTGCCACGATTGATTTACAACAAGTCTTTCCTCAAGCAATTGTTGATGCGGATGTTGGTCGTCAATTATATCAAGCAGCTGAGTTATTAAAAAGCTTGCGTGAACAAGGTTTATTAAAAGATAAAGTTGTCTTAGCGTTAGGAACAAATGGAACAGCAACAGAAGCCCAATTTGATGGTATCATGGCAACCATTGGTGAGCGTCAAGTGTACCTTGTAAATGTCCACGTACCTACCCAACGCTGGCAAAATGAAGTCAACGATTTATTTAATCGAATGGCGGAAAAATACGACAATATTACGCTGATTGATTGGTATGGTGAAAGTGTCAATCATGAAGAATGGTTTAGAGAAGATTCTGTTCATCCAGATGAAAATGGCTTAACAGCATATGTCTCTTTAATCGCAAAAGCAATCTTAAATTAA